A single region of the Candidatus Omnitrophota bacterium genome encodes:
- a CDS encoding nucleotidyltransferase domain-containing protein, producing the protein MDQEAVLDTVRQFKKALESFNIQVEQLILYGSYAVGAACEDSDIDLVVISPNFSDMSYWER; encoded by the coding sequence ATGGATCAAGAAGCAGTTTTAGATACCGTCAGACAATTCAAAAAAGCGTTAGAGTCGTTCAATATTCAGGTGGAACAGCTTATTCTTTACGGCTCTTATGCCGTCGGCGCCGCTTGTGAAGACAGCGATATCGACTTGGTTGTCATCTCGCCCAACTTTTCCGATATGAGCTATTGGGAACGCA